One genomic window of Melitaea cinxia chromosome 10, ilMelCinx1.1, whole genome shotgun sequence includes the following:
- the LOC123657246 gene encoding dynein intermediate chain 3, ciliary-like, which translates to MGGYSKSTYEYTKLRKNFGRQPLFQNVPAHIIDTINPDYELQKQYTLRNPVHQQIQATLPQTDHESNTKKIVKHEQGINHTEGGWPRDVHLYNEEHILRHRRRIQHDESYVHSVLNLKPSLEHLIDQNNAIDMYQSYFTNIHPQASVEKYNVQISNEFRDPYHRPISCIAWTNERNSKLITSYCDKIYSIESDTNPQNVCYIWDVNRQTSPVYQFSPENGCWQVTGSPVRPEIIVAGLENGIFNIFDTRMGSKPVCSSSIYNSHFGPITALLYTHTRTNTEFFTGSLDGQCLWWDERNISQPIDKLPMSVRFSTKAEPNLTNSEGVSSLQFDKGLPTKFLCGTESGLVINANRMGRSHSEILTSYWEAHTGPVRAVHRSPCTLRMFITCGDSTVKVWSEEVRTASIIFTKPYRQQITDVSWAPLRYSCYMVVSAGGVFYYWDLLRKFDQPVASLNISNHGLTKVVPHLEGESIAVGDNYGSLFLLHLSENMIFPGPNDKQFMHQVYDRETRREHILDARLKELRLKTRTEPTTDATDDNTDTENFDVEKETEDYFKIVKEEISLMGGVFTTS; encoded by the coding sequence ATGGGAGGTTATTCAAAATCTACGTATGAATATACAAAACTACGAAAAAACTTTGGTAGACAACCGTTGTTTCAAAATGTTCCTGCTCATATAATAGATACGATAAACCCGGATTATGAACTTCAGAAGCAGTACACACTTCGTAATCCCGTACACCAACAAATACAGGCCACTTTGCCACAAACGGACCATGAAAGTAACACAAAGAAAATAGTGAAGCACGAGCAAGGTATAAATCATACCGAAGGTGGCTGGCCACGTGATGTTCATCTTTATAATGAGGAACACATATTGCGACACCGTCGTCGTATACAACACGATGAAAGCTATGTGCATtcggttttaaatttaaaaccttCTTTAGAGCATTTAATAGATCAAAATAACGCAATTGATATGTACCAATCGTATTTTACTAATATACATCCTCAAGCTTCCGTTGAAAAGTACAATGTACAAATTTCTAATGAATTTCGTGATCCTTATCATCGACCAATATCATGCATTGCTTGGACTAATGAGAGAAACTCGAAGCTTATCACATCTTACTGTgacaaaatatattcaatagaGTCAGATACAAACCCACAGAACGTCTGTTATATTTGGGATGTTAACAGGCAAACCTCACCTGTATACCAGTTTTCTCCTGAAAACGGTTGTTGGCAAGTTACAGGATCGCCTGTAAGACCTGAAATAATAGTCGCAGGACTTGAAAATGGTATTTTCAACATTTTTGATACCCGAATGGGATCAAAGCCGGTATGTAGCAGCTCTATATACAATTCTCACTTTGGACCCATCACTGCCTTACTTTACACCCATACACGTACTAATACAGAGTTTTTCACCGGCTCTCTTGACGGTCAATGTTTATGGTGGGACGAAAGAAATATTTCTCAACCTATTGATAAGCTCCCAATGTCCGTCAGATTTTCAACTAAGGCTGAACCAAATTTAACTAACTCTGAAGGTGTAAGTTCTCTTCAATTTGACAAAGGCCTGCCTACTAAGTTTCTATGTGGCACGGAATCTGGATTAGTTATCAATGCAAACCGTATGGGACGAAGTCATTCGGAGATATTAACCTCATATTGGGAAGCACACACAGGACCAGTTAGAGCTGTGCATCGCAGTCCGTGTACGCTAAGAATGTTTATAACGTGCGGTGATTCGACTGTTAAAGTATGGAGCGAAGAAGTTCGGACAGCTtccattatatttacaaaacctTATCGTCAACAAATTACTGATGTGTCTTGGGCGCCTTTGAGATATTCTTGTTACATGGTTGTTTCTGCAGGTGGTGTATTTTACTACTGGGACCTTCTTAGAAAATTCGATCAACCTGTTGCAAGTCTCAATATATCTAATCATGGTCTCACTAAAGTGGTACCTCACTTAGAAGGCGAGTCAATAGCTGTTGGTGACAATTATggatcattatttttattgcatttatcAGAGAATATGATTTTCCCTGGTCCCAATGACAAACAGTTCATGCATCAAGTATATGATCGAGAAACTAGAAGAGAACATATTTTAGACGCACGTTTAAAGGAACTCCGATTAAAAACGCGTACAGAACCTACAACTGATGCTACCGATGATAATACAGATACTGAAAATTTTGATGTAGAAAAAGAAACAGaagactattttaaaatagtcaaAGAAGAAATAAGTCTTATGGGTGGAGTTTTTACAACATCttag